In Rhodococcus pseudokoreensis, the DNA window TCCGGGAAATTCGTGGATCCGCCGAGCAGCAGCGCGAGACCGGCCGCCGATCGGCCGAGTTCCCCGGCCACCGCGACCACGTCACCCGGCCGCGCGCCCGACCGCCGGATCGGACTCCTGCCGCCCAGATCACCGAGGACGGTGACGGAAATCACGACCTGGGCGGCCTGCACGAGATCCCCGCCCACGACGCCGGCTCCGAGTTCCTCGGCGCTCTCCCCGATCGCCGCGGAGATGCCGTCCGCCACGTCGATCGGCGTGTCCGGCGGCAGACCGAGGGATACCAGGAACGCCGTCGGTCGCGCACCCATCGCCGCGACGTCGGCGGCGTTCTGGGCCACCGCCTTGCGGCCGATGTCTCGCGGCGAAGACCAGTCGAGGCGAAAATGCCTGTCCTGCACCAGCATGTCGGCGGACACCGCTACCCGGCCGTCGGCCGCGCGGACGAGTGCAGCGTCGTCTCCGGGGCCGATCAGGGTGGTCGGGGGCTGCACCCGGCCGTCCACCGCACGGCCGATGACGGCGAATTCGCCGACGTCGGCGACGGTGCGGGGCGGAGTCGGGTCCGGGGAATCCGTCGGTGTGATGGTGTGCCTCCAGGCGCGCCGTAGTGTCGGGTGACCCGCGCGACGGCCGTGGGTCCGGTCGACGGAATGTGCGACTGCGGTACCTTTTAGCTGTTGCCGGGACTACTCGGCACGTGACCGATCAGCGCGCCGAAGCACCCGCGACTCTACCGAGATACCTGCGGGGCGGAACAGGGAAGGGCCGGAGCGAGAGTGCAAGCGTTCATCCTGATCCAGACCGAAGTCGGCAAGGCTGCGGCGATCGCGACCGAGATCGCGAAGATCACCGGAGTGCGGACCGCGGAGGACGTGATCGGACCGTACGACGTCATCGTGCGGGTGTCCGCCGACGACGTCGCTCCCGTCGTCAAGGAGATCCGTCAGATCGCCGGCATCACCCGCACCCTCACCTGCGATGTCCCCGAAAAGTCTGCGAACAAGAACTGAGCATGTCCGATCACGAACCCGAACAGAACAAATCCGACGGCACTTCCGGCCCGGCTCCCGCGGAGCGACGGAATCCGGCGCTCATCGCGACGGCCGTGGCACTACCCGTTGCCCTGATCATCGGCATCGTCGTCGCCGCGGTGGTTGCCGGGCGGAACCCGGCCAAGGAACCCGTGTCGCTGGGTCCGGTGCCCGCGCCGGCGTCCGGCTCCGCGGAGTGCGCCGCCCTGATGGCGGGCCTCCCCGACGCGCTGGGCGACTACACCCGGGCGGAACTCACCGAACCCGCACCCGAGGCGACCGCCGCGTGGCAGCCGGCCGAGGGTGAACCCCTCGTGCTGCGGTGCGGCCTGGACCGTCCCGCGGAGTTCGATCAGGCGTCAGCGCTGCAGGTGATCGACGGGGTGCAGTGGTTCGAGATCTCCGGTGCGAGCGCCGGAATCGACGCGAGCAGCTATTTCGCCGTCGACCGCGGCGTGTACATCGGACTCACGGTTCCTACCGGGGTGGGCCCGACGCCGCTCCAGGACATCTCCGGCGCCGTGTCGCAGGCACTGCCGCAGAAGCCCCTCGATCCGGCGCCGGTCGCCAATCCCTGAGCGCAGGACCGCCGTTTCGCTACCGCAGGCCGGTACCGCGCGCGAGGGCGGTGTCGACGAGGGTCGAGACGAGGGTGCCGTAGTCGACGCCCACCGCGTCCCACATGCGCGGGTACATCGAGATCGACGTGAATCCCGGCATGGTGTTGATCTCGTTGATCACCGGGCCGTCCTCGGTGACGAAGAAGTCGACGCGCGCGAGTCCCTGGCAGTCGAGCGCGGAGAATGCGCGCACCGCGAGTTCGCGGATCTCGTCGCTGACCGAGTCCTCGAGTTTCGCGGGCACGTCGAACTCGCACACGTCGTCGAGGTATTTGCTGTCGAAGTCGTAGAACGCCTCGTCGTCTTCGTCGGTGCCTTCCGGCATCCGGATCTCGGCGATGACGCTGGCCCGCACCTCGCCGTCCGGGAACTCGAGGACTCCGCACTCGACCTCGCGGCCGTGGATCCCCGATTCGACGATCACCTTGGGATCGTGCCTGCGAGCGTGGGTGATGGCGTCGTCGAGTGTGGCCCAGTCGGCCACCCGGGTGATGCCGATGGACGACCCGCCGCGGGCAGGTTTCACGAACACCGGGAGGTGGAGGCGCGACTTCTGTTCGTCGGTCAGCGTGGCGGTGCCGGGGCGCAGGACGACCTGGAACCCGATCGGCAGGCCTTCCGCGGCGAGCAGTTTCTTCGTGAATTCCTTGTCCATGCCTGCCGCGCTCGCGAGCACGCCGGGACCGACGTACGGGACACCGGCGAGTTCGAGCAGGCCCTGGATGGTGCCGTCCTCGCCGTAGGCGCCGTGCAGGACAGGGAAGACGACGTCGACGGACGCCAGGATCTTGCCCGCTTCGCCGTCGTCGAGGGCGACGAGGTCGCCGGACCGTGTCGGATCGGCGGTGAGCGCCAGTGCGGACCCGTCGGCATCGACGCTGGGCAGCGCGCGGCCGCGGATGGACAGCGTCTCGGGGTCGGTGGAGCCGAGAACCCACGAACCCTCGGTGGTGATGCCGATCGGCACCACCTCGTACCGTTCCGGGTCGAGGTTCCTCAGGACGCTTCCGGCCGACACACAGGACACGGAATGCTCGTTGCTGCGGCCACCGAAGATGACGGCTACCCGGGTACGCGGTTTACTCACGACACAAACCGTACCGTCGCCGTGACCCACTCACCGCACCCACCTCTCCTCACGTTTTCTTCGCCGACCTCAGGACACGACGGGCGGCACGCACGTCACAATGCGGACAATGCACTCTCGAGATCGGCGACGAGGTCGTCGGTGTCCTCGATTCCACACGAGAGCCGCACGAACCCGTCGGGCACGGGGTCACCCCATCGGGCCCGGCGGTCGGCGGTCGTGTGGATACCCCCGAAACTCGTCGCCGGTACGAGGAGGTCGCTGCCGGCCACGAGCCGGTGGAACTGTTCGGCGGAGTCCACCTCGAACGTCACCAGCCCGCCGAACCGGCTCATCTGCCCGGCGGCGACGGCATGCGCGGGATCACCCGGCAGCCCCGGGTACCGGACGCGGTGGGCCGCCGGGTGCGTCTCCAGCAGGGCCGCGAGCGCCAGGGCGTTGGCGCATTGCCGCTCGAATCGCAGCCCCGCCGTTCCGAGGCTCCGGTGGGCGAGCCACGTCTCGAACGGGCCCAGCACCGTGCCCGACAGCGCCCTCTCGCGTTCCATGCCGGCCAGGAAGTCGGCGTCCGACGCGGCGATATACCCCATGAGCAGATCACTGTGCCCGCTCAAAGTCTTTGTGCCACTCGCGACTACCACGTCTGCGCCCAGCTCGAGCGGTTGCTGGCCGAGCGGGGTGGCGGTCGTGTTGTCCACCACGAGAACGGCGCCCGCGTTCGCGCACTGCTCGGACACGATCCGCAGATCCACCACGTCCAGGGACGGGTTGGCCGGCGTCTCGGCCACCACGACCGTCGTCCCCTCGGCGGAGGCCAGCAGTGCGTCGGCCGCCTCGCCGGCCATGTCGACGGTCCGCAGTTCGTGCACGGTGATGCCCATCGGCTCCAGACGCTCCCGCGCGTACGCGCGCACCTGGTAGTAGCCGTCGGACGGCACGACAACCGTGTCGCCTGCGGTGAGCAGACTCCGCAGCACGACGGTGATCGCCGACATCCCGGAGCCCACGACGAGCGCGCCCGCGGCGCCCTCGAGCGTCGCCAGTGCCGATTCGAGGTCACGCCAGCCCGGGTTGGAGGCGCGCGCATAGGTGTCGGATTCGCTCCCCTCGTCCGAGCTCAGCTGGTACGGCGCCGCGAACACCGGACCCCTCTGCATCGGGGAACCGGGAACCTGCTCTGCTGCAACGGCTTTGACGCAGCGGGTCGAATCTCCACTCACGTGCGTCACTCCGGCTTCGTGCGGCGGCCGAGCAGCTGTCCGATCGCATCCTGCACCGCGAGCCCCTCGTGGCACACCCGGTGCACGGCGTCGGTCAGCGGCATCTCGACGTCGTAGCTGGAGGCCAGAGCCCGCACCGACGAGCACGATTTGACGCCCTCGGCGACCTGACCGTGGGTGGCCGCCTGGGCGCTCTCGATCGATCCACCCTGACCGAGACGTTCCCCGAACGACCGATTCCGGGACAGGGGCGACGTGCACGTGGCGACCAGATCGCCCACCCCGGCGAGACCCGCGAGGGTGGCTGGTTTCGCACCGAGCGCAACTCCGAGCCGGATGATCTCGGCGAGACCGCGAGTGATGATGCTCGCAATCGTGTTCTCGCCCAATCCGATTCCCGATGCCATACCGCAGGCGAGGGCGATGACGTTCTTGCAGGCGCCGCCGATCTCGCACCCGATGACATCCGAATTCGTGTACGGCCGGAAGTATCCGGTGGCCGAGGCCTTCTGCAGTTCCAGCGCCCGCGTCGAATCCGTGCACGCGACGACCGTGGCCGCCGGCTGACCGATCGCGATCTCCCGGGCCAGATTGGGCCCGGACAGCACGGCGACGCGTCCCGGATCCGCGCCGGTGACCTGAATGATCACCTGACTCATCCGCATGAGGGTGCCGGTTTCGATGCCCTTGGCGAGACTCAGCATCGTCGCGTTCGCGGGGATCATCGGACTCCAGACCTGCAGGTTGTCGCGCAGGGACTGCGACGGCACCGCGAGGACGACGATGTCCGCGCCGTCGAGCGCGGCCCGCGCATCGTCGGTGGCGGTCAACGACGGAGGCAGGGCGATGCCCGGCAGGTAGTCCGCGTTCTCGTGCCGCGTCACGATCGATTCGGCGACCTCGGCGCGTCGCGCCCACATGGTGACATCGGTCCCGGCGTCGGCCAGGACCTTCGCAAATGCAGTCCCCCATGAACCCGCTCCCAGTACCGCAGCCTTGCTCACACAGCCCCCTCGTCGTTCGTTACCCGATGCGTCGCCCACAGTATTGCCGATGCCGAGGTCGGGCGCCGCCCCGCTACCGAACTCGTTCGCTGCTCAGCCCCGACCCGGGCGTCCGGCGC includes these proteins:
- a CDS encoding cystathionine gamma-lyase, which gives rise to MSGDSTRCVKAVAAEQVPGSPMQRGPVFAAPYQLSSDEGSESDTYARASNPGWRDLESALATLEGAAGALVVGSGMSAITVVLRSLLTAGDTVVVPSDGYYQVRAYARERLEPMGITVHELRTVDMAGEAADALLASAEGTTVVVAETPANPSLDVVDLRIVSEQCANAGAVLVVDNTTATPLGQQPLELGADVVVASGTKTLSGHSDLLMGYIAASDADFLAGMERERALSGTVLGPFETWLAHRSLGTAGLRFERQCANALALAALLETHPAAHRVRYPGLPGDPAHAVAAGQMSRFGGLVTFEVDSAEQFHRLVAGSDLLVPATSFGGIHTTADRRARWGDPVPDGFVRLSCGIEDTDDLVADLESALSAL
- a CDS encoding thiamine-phosphate kinase — its product is MQPPTTLIGPGDDAALVRAADGRVAVSADMLVQDRHFRLDWSSPRDIGRKAVAQNAADVAAMGARPTAFLVSLGLPPDTPIDVADGISAAIGESAEELGAGVVGGDLVQAAQVVISVTVLGDLGGRSPIRRSGARPGDVVAVAGELGRSAAGLALLLGGSTNFPDLLAAHRVPTPPYAAAWAAADGGVHAMTDISDGLLADLGHICDASGVGMSLTRSDMTVSPELVSAAKSLGADHWEWVLTGGEDHGFTATFPADVPLPTGWTRIGGVHDGSGISVDGETWPGAGGWQSFAV
- a CDS encoding NAD(P)H-dependent glycerol-3-phosphate dehydrogenase translates to MSKAAVLGAGSWGTAFAKVLADAGTDVTMWARRAEVAESIVTRHENADYLPGIALPPSLTATDDARAALDGADIVVLAVPSQSLRDNLQVWSPMIPANATMLSLAKGIETGTLMRMSQVIIQVTGADPGRVAVLSGPNLAREIAIGQPAATVVACTDSTRALELQKASATGYFRPYTNSDVIGCEIGGACKNVIALACGMASGIGLGENTIASIITRGLAEIIRLGVALGAKPATLAGLAGVGDLVATCTSPLSRNRSFGERLGQGGSIESAQAATHGQVAEGVKSCSSVRALASSYDVEMPLTDAVHRVCHEGLAVQDAIGQLLGRRTKPE
- a CDS encoding Lrp/AsnC ligand binding domain-containing protein, with translation MQAFILIQTEVGKAAAIATEIAKITGVRTAEDVIGPYDVIVRVSADDVAPVVKEIRQIAGITRTLTCDVPEKSANKN
- a CDS encoding DUF3515 domain-containing protein yields the protein MSDHEPEQNKSDGTSGPAPAERRNPALIATAVALPVALIIGIVVAAVVAGRNPAKEPVSLGPVPAPASGSAECAALMAGLPDALGDYTRAELTEPAPEATAAWQPAEGEPLVLRCGLDRPAEFDQASALQVIDGVQWFEISGASAGIDASSYFAVDRGVYIGLTVPTGVGPTPLQDISGAVSQALPQKPLDPAPVANP
- a CDS encoding D-alanine--D-alanine ligase family protein, with protein sequence MSKPRTRVAVIFGGRSNEHSVSCVSAGSVLRNLDPERYEVVPIGITTEGSWVLGSTDPETLSIRGRALPSVDADGSALALTADPTRSGDLVALDDGEAGKILASVDVVFPVLHGAYGEDGTIQGLLELAGVPYVGPGVLASAAGMDKEFTKKLLAAEGLPIGFQVVLRPGTATLTDEQKSRLHLPVFVKPARGGSSIGITRVADWATLDDAITHARRHDPKVIVESGIHGREVECGVLEFPDGEVRASVIAEIRMPEGTDEDDEAFYDFDSKYLDDVCEFDVPAKLEDSVSDEIRELAVRAFSALDCQGLARVDFFVTEDGPVINEINTMPGFTSISMYPRMWDAVGVDYGTLVSTLVDTALARGTGLR